A region from the Thermoplasmatales archaeon genome encodes:
- a CDS encoding Hl21/Hl22 → MVNRVCTFCGSVIEPGSGTVMVRRDGVPMNFCSRKCRINMTELKRVPRYTKWTAEYHKIKDLKKRSSKS, encoded by the coding sequence ATGGTAAACAGAGTATGTACATTTTGTGGTTCTGTAATAGAGCCAGGCAGCGGAACGGTTATGGTAAGGAGAGATGGAGTCCCGATGAACTTCTGCAGCAGGAAGTGCAGGATTAACATGACCGAACTCAAGAGAGTGCCGAGGTATACTAAGTGGACCGCAGAATATCATAAAATCAAGGATCTCAAAAAAAGATCGTCAAAGTCGTGA
- the ndk_1 gene encoding Nucleoside diphosphate kinase codes for MERTLILIKPDGVKRRLIGEILGRMERKGLKLVAARMLVMTNSMAEKHYEIHKSKPFYKDLVNYITSGPILAVILEGNNVIQVVRLMAGVTDGSKAQPGTIRGDFATGIERNIIHASDSTESYNHEFPIFFKKDEILDFTYGDENIV; via the coding sequence ATGGAAAGAACTCTTATTCTCATAAAACCAGATGGAGTCAAGAGAAGACTAATTGGCGAGATACTTGGCAGGATGGAGCGCAAGGGGCTCAAGCTTGTGGCCGCCAGGATGCTGGTTATGACAAATTCAATGGCGGAAAAACACTACGAAATACACAAATCTAAACCATTTTACAAGGACCTTGTTAATTACATTACATCAGGACCCATTTTGGCAGTTATCCTCGAAGGCAACAATGTCATTCAGGTCGTTCGCCTTATGGCCGGAGTTACAGACGGTTCCAAGGCACAGCCTGGTACGATCCGTGGAGATTTCGCTACGGGGATAGAACGGAATATAATCCACGCTTCCGATTCCACTGAATCGTATAATCACGAATTTCCTATTTTTTTCAAGAAGGATGAAATACTGGATTTCACCTATGGTGATGAAAATATAGTGTAG
- the infB_1 gene encoding putative translation initiation factor IF-2 → MDNKTIRQPIVCVLGHVDHGKTTILDAIRGTTQASREAGGITQRIGATQIDVSTIIRGTKNLLTNSSLKIPGLLFIDTPGHVAFANMRARGGALADIAILVVDVNEGLMPQTIESMNILKKYRTPFVIVANKIDLVPLVTDVSNSSFSQFIKKQRDEYRDELDKRIYDLVNAIYVQGFSSDRYDRVTDFSKTIAIIPASAKLRIGIQDVLVMLAGLSQRYLEKEISVVSGEARGTIIEVKIESSVGTTLDTILYQGNLKTGDLIAINTKEGPKLTRVKALLVNKTGDQKGLKEKKTVSAAAGVRILISDKVEVIAGSPLIEVTGSPESAFMEIEKESKTNIELSIHGISVKAEALGSLEAISYELSQRNIPIRNATIGDITRRDVTDVATLNDPMERLIIGFNVNVTDDARDSVLSTDIGILIGNIIYSLMDQAEKWLKDRETQIREARKQEKSLPAKFTIMPENIFRATKPVIVGVHIEGGSIKVGDRLIKSDGRYGGSIKSIRDGETSKKYADAPSEVAVAIEGVTLNRQIFPGESLYVDIPESVVKELRESNSDAATMSILDETIKIKRKENIFWGTRA, encoded by the coding sequence ATGGATAACAAGACCATCAGGCAGCCGATTGTTTGCGTTCTTGGGCATGTAGACCATGGAAAGACTACGATTCTTGACGCCATCAGGGGAACAACACAGGCAAGCCGTGAAGCTGGCGGAATCACACAGCGGATCGGAGCAACACAGATCGATGTCTCTACCATCATACGCGGAACAAAGAACCTTTTGACCAACTCAAGTCTGAAGATTCCCGGACTGCTTTTCATAGATACGCCCGGGCATGTTGCATTCGCCAATATGCGTGCCAGAGGAGGAGCACTGGCTGATATAGCCATACTCGTCGTAGATGTGAATGAGGGTCTGATGCCGCAGACAATTGAATCCATGAATATACTTAAAAAGTACAGAACCCCCTTTGTCATTGTGGCAAACAAGATCGATCTGGTCCCGCTTGTCACTGATGTCTCAAACAGTAGTTTTTCTCAGTTTATCAAGAAACAGAGAGATGAATACAGGGACGAACTGGACAAGAGAATTTATGATCTTGTGAATGCAATTTATGTGCAGGGATTCTCATCTGACAGGTATGATCGTGTTACGGATTTCTCCAAGACAATAGCAATAATACCTGCAAGCGCCAAGCTTAGGATTGGAATACAGGACGTACTTGTTATGCTTGCTGGTTTATCACAACGTTATCTGGAAAAGGAGATATCTGTGGTGAGTGGTGAGGCAAGAGGAACTATAATCGAAGTCAAGATTGAAAGTTCTGTCGGCACAACACTTGATACAATACTCTATCAAGGTAACCTTAAAACAGGGGATCTGATAGCCATTAACACCAAGGAAGGACCGAAACTAACTCGTGTCAAGGCACTTCTTGTAAACAAGACCGGCGATCAGAAAGGACTGAAGGAGAAAAAAACAGTCTCAGCAGCTGCAGGGGTCCGTATACTCATAAGTGACAAAGTCGAGGTTATAGCCGGATCCCCTTTAATTGAGGTCACCGGCTCCCCCGAATCCGCATTCATGGAAATAGAGAAGGAGTCAAAGACAAATATTGAACTCTCTATTCACGGGATATCGGTTAAAGCGGAAGCACTGGGGTCTCTGGAAGCTATATCATATGAGCTTTCACAGCGTAATATACCAATCAGGAATGCCACGATTGGAGACATAACCAGGCGTGATGTTACAGATGTGGCTACACTGAACGACCCAATGGAGCGTCTGATCATTGGGTTCAACGTCAATGTCACGGATGATGCCCGTGATTCAGTTCTGTCAACTGATATTGGGATCCTAATTGGGAACATAATTTATTCGCTTATGGATCAGGCTGAGAAGTGGCTTAAAGATAGGGAAACACAGATACGGGAAGCCAGAAAACAGGAAAAATCCTTGCCGGCCAAGTTCACGATTATGCCGGAAAACATTTTCAGGGCAACTAAACCCGTTATTGTCGGGGTACACATTGAAGGGGGAAGTATAAAAGTTGGGGATAGGCTCATCAAGTCAGATGGGCGATACGGGGGTTCAATAAAGAGCATCAGGGATGGAGAGACGAGCAAGAAGTACGCGGATGCCCCATCTGAAGTCGCCGTTGCCATAGAAGGAGTCACACTTAACAGGCAGATCTTTCCAGGAGAATCTCTCTATGTTGATATACCGGAATCAGTTGTAAAGGAATTAAGGGAAAGCAATTCTGATGCTGCGACGATGAGTATATTGGATGAAACTATAAAGATCAAGAGAAAGGAGAACATTTTTTGGGGAACCCGGGCATAG
- a CDS encoding putative membrane protein: protein MRPIPKNPFAVIILSGLLLSIFLETVNASILIPIFGIVLSVLGLEIGSDYFVEQSISAGSKFKISEKYVGTLILSIGASIDELFLSLTAAVEKFGEISVGNIQGSNIFTFLMFVILAPFVLRKVTGKFSTETFILITIYIAFSLLAFVEVPSFYVGIALLAVFVLYLFKIRSHNETILPQKPSIFTFSWLFLALGIILLFLSSYELVRVVNILSGYLHLSLFASGFIFAGLVGSIPEIFIFSSALRKKKGDIGAGVVYGSTIYKVTLVLGLSMTVTTVAMRPALLTYYLMIGLLALGTLVLIIFQEKGKSAIS, encoded by the coding sequence TTGAGGCCCATACCCAAAAATCCCTTTGCCGTAATTATTTTATCCGGCCTGCTTCTTTCAATTTTTTTAGAAACAGTTAATGCATCAATATTGATCCCCATATTTGGAATTGTATTATCAGTTCTCGGTTTGGAAATCGGTTCTGACTACTTCGTTGAGCAATCAATTTCTGCGGGATCAAAGTTCAAGATTTCAGAAAAGTACGTTGGAACATTGATTTTATCGATTGGAGCTTCAATAGATGAACTCTTTTTATCTTTAACAGCGGCCGTCGAGAAATTCGGTGAAATAAGCGTTGGAAATATACAGGGCTCAAATATATTCACGTTTCTGATGTTCGTAATACTTGCGCCTTTTGTTCTGCGAAAAGTTACTGGAAAATTTTCCACGGAGACGTTTATTCTAATCACTATATACATCGCATTTTCACTTCTTGCATTTGTTGAAGTCCCATCATTTTATGTTGGTATTGCATTGCTAGCAGTATTTGTGCTTTATCTGTTTAAAATAAGATCACACAATGAGACAATTCTGCCACAGAAACCAAGTATCTTCACATTTTCGTGGTTGTTTCTTGCGCTTGGTATTATTCTTCTCTTCCTGTCCTCCTATGAACTGGTTAGGGTTGTCAACATTCTTTCAGGCTACCTTCACCTATCTCTCTTTGCTTCAGGCTTTATATTTGCAGGATTAGTCGGATCAATACCGGAAATTTTCATATTCAGCTCAGCCCTCAGGAAGAAGAAAGGAGATATTGGGGCTGGAGTCGTATATGGAAGTACGATCTACAAGGTTACACTCGTTCTCGGCCTTTCAATGACGGTGACGACGGTTGCTATGAGACCTGCGCTCCTTACATATTATCTAATGATTGGCCTGCTCGCACTTGGCACACTTGTATTGATAATATTTCAAGAAAAGGGGAAATCAGCAATTTCCTAG
- the speH gene encoding S-adenosylmethionine decarboxylase proenzyme precursor, with product MKVAVGVQIIADLYGVDEELISDANRLYPVFEGAIKHGRLTEISSDYYQFQPKGASGVVLLAESHLSFHTWPEHGLVTLDIYTCGDPESADIAFNYIVSLLRPESVDYKKLNRGVKVEENVKVIRPQQIAIS from the coding sequence ATGAAAGTGGCCGTAGGTGTTCAAATTATTGCAGATCTTTACGGTGTCGATGAGGAACTTATCTCAGACGCGAACAGGCTTTACCCGGTATTTGAGGGAGCAATAAAGCATGGTAGACTTACCGAAATTTCTTCGGATTATTATCAGTTTCAACCCAAGGGGGCAAGCGGAGTAGTTCTCCTGGCAGAATCGCATCTTTCGTTCCACACCTGGCCGGAACACGGACTGGTTACGCTGGATATCTACACCTGTGGCGACCCGGAAAGTGCCGATATAGCGTTCAATTACATTGTGAGCCTCCTAAGACCAGAATCTGTTGACTATAAGAAACTTAACAGGGGCGTTAAAGTAGAGGAGAATGTAAAGGTAATCAGGCCTCAACAGATCGCAATATCGTGA
- a CDS encoding iron-sulfur cluster biosynthesis transcriptional regulator SufR, which produces MDYDKQTLPDTLLSEDLIVILKKNKEISLKSLADTMNISKVAVLKQIVKLESSGLVDRRYRNSGRGRPSCFFRLTEKGIESFSRGHKELAVEAFNYIEENFGREHVDRILRLRSSRIYGPYSEAISGLDDEKKVERLVELRNSDGYMAEYKNLRGNKFELMEYNCPILAISERYGEACSVETDLFRKLLDSDVTATHRVVSGDNVCRFLIDNWLKGQNLTGNK; this is translated from the coding sequence ATGGATTATGATAAACAAACCTTGCCTGATACCCTTCTAAGTGAAGATTTGATCGTTATTCTTAAGAAAAACAAGGAAATTTCGCTTAAAAGCCTTGCTGATACTATGAACATTTCAAAGGTGGCAGTGCTGAAGCAAATTGTCAAGCTTGAGTCAAGCGGCCTTGTTGACAGGCGGTACAGAAACTCCGGGAGAGGTAGACCCAGTTGTTTCTTCAGGCTAACTGAAAAGGGAATTGAGTCATTTTCAAGAGGGCATAAGGAACTTGCGGTGGAGGCTTTTAATTATATAGAGGAAAACTTTGGCAGGGAACATGTGGACCGTATACTGAGATTAAGGTCTTCCAGGATTTATGGCCCATATTCTGAAGCAATCTCGGGACTGGATGATGAGAAGAAGGTTGAAAGACTGGTTGAACTCAGGAACTCCGATGGCTATATGGCTGAATACAAGAACCTGAGGGGAAACAAATTTGAGCTGATGGAATACAACTGCCCCATTCTTGCTATATCAGAGCGTTACGGCGAGGCATGTTCCGTTGAGACTGACCTGTTCAGGAAACTGCTGGACAGTGATGTAACTGCCACACACAGAGTGGTTTCGGGAGACAACGTATGCAGATTTTTAATTGATAATTGGCTGAAAGGGCAAAATCTTACAGGTAATAAATAG
- the thiE gene encoding Thiamine-phosphate synthase, with protein sequence MTLQGIYLITPESRGERFFSVTEEALSSGVSMLQFRDKSSPMKEKIEVAKRLSRLAYRYNRLFIIDDDIELALSTNADGLHIGKEDIPLTEARKRLPGKIIGYSTYGSLEIALEAQSSGADYVSFGPFFKTTSKKDAGLYDIKVLNNIKNYIHVPVFAIGGINPANARKLCPFGLDGICVISWVYDSPDASEAVRELVEAFEGC encoded by the coding sequence ATGACACTGCAGGGGATTTACCTTATTACACCCGAATCAAGAGGGGAGAGATTCTTCAGCGTGACTGAGGAAGCTCTTTCTTCCGGAGTATCCATGCTTCAGTTCAGGGACAAATCCAGCCCCATGAAGGAAAAGATTGAGGTGGCAAAGAGGCTGTCCCGGTTGGCATACAGATACAACCGGTTATTCATTATTGATGACGATATCGAGCTTGCGCTCTCGACCAATGCAGACGGCCTCCATATCGGGAAAGAGGATATTCCGCTTACAGAAGCGAGAAAAAGACTTCCTGGCAAGATAATAGGGTATTCCACATACGGAAGCCTGGAAATTGCTTTGGAGGCCCAATCATCCGGTGCAGACTACGTCTCTTTTGGTCCTTTTTTCAAAACTACCTCGAAGAAGGATGCGGGATTGTATGACATTAAAGTCTTAAATAACATAAAAAATTACATACATGTACCTGTTTTTGCCATAGGTGGTATTAATCCTGCCAATGCAAGGAAGCTATGTCCATTTGGGCTTGACGGAATCTGCGTTATCTCATGGGTGTATGACAGCCCTGATGCAAGCGAGGCTGTGAGAGAACTGGTTGAAGCATTCGAGGGATGCTAA
- a CDS encoding thiamine monophosphate kinase has product MSDKFGKVSKEFFEQKILSRIGATSPLVLVPPRNGVDVGVVKLSDNMVMVLTTDPIYVVPEYGWDKAAWFAFHILASDLCTSGLLPQYMTVDLNLPPQITDDEFDAFWDAFNREALRYGVSIVTGHTARYQGVSYPMVGGATMMATGPLDGYITTEMARPGDSIIITKTVALEAASIFSQLFPEYIEKNLGSTVLQKGKNLFYSMSTVEDSIICSRFGTGPDGVTSMHDATEGGILGALFEIAYASGNGLIVHENKIPVFDEVREICELFGMNPLTSISEGTLVITVKEKRAEDLLEVLRSKNVPAVIAGKIVDKSEGIRMDGNAGLVELGPPGKDDFWKAIEQALNRKLK; this is encoded by the coding sequence ATGAGTGATAAATTCGGGAAGGTTTCCAAGGAATTTTTTGAGCAGAAGATATTGAGCAGGATAGGTGCCACTTCACCCCTGGTGCTTGTTCCACCGAGGAATGGAGTCGATGTAGGGGTGGTGAAACTCTCCGACAATATGGTCATGGTGCTCACCACCGATCCGATATATGTTGTTCCGGAGTATGGATGGGATAAGGCTGCATGGTTTGCATTCCATATCCTCGCCTCCGACCTGTGCACATCCGGCCTCCTTCCACAATACATGACGGTTGATCTTAACCTGCCTCCGCAGATAACTGATGATGAATTCGACGCCTTCTGGGATGCTTTCAACCGGGAGGCTCTTCGCTATGGAGTCTCAATAGTAACAGGCCACACAGCTAGATATCAGGGGGTCAGCTACCCAATGGTCGGCGGTGCGACCATGATGGCAACCGGCCCGCTTGACGGATACATTACAACCGAAATGGCCAGGCCGGGCGATTCGATCATAATAACAAAAACCGTGGCACTTGAAGCTGCATCCATATTCTCGCAGCTGTTCCCAGAATACATCGAAAAAAACCTGGGAAGTACCGTCCTGCAAAAGGGAAAAAACCTATTCTACAGTATGTCAACGGTTGAGGATTCCATTATATGCTCCAGGTTTGGCACTGGTCCGGACGGGGTAACCTCAATGCACGACGCCACAGAGGGGGGCATACTTGGGGCGTTATTCGAGATAGCTTACGCTTCCGGAAATGGACTTATTGTTCATGAGAACAAAATTCCTGTTTTTGATGAGGTGAGGGAGATATGTGAATTGTTCGGCATGAATCCCCTTACAAGTATTAGCGAGGGGACACTGGTAATAACGGTTAAAGAGAAAAGGGCAGAAGACCTGCTCGAAGTTCTCAGGTCTAAGAATGTGCCGGCAGTGATTGCGGGAAAGATTGTCGATAAGTCTGAAGGTATTCGAATGGATGGAAATGCGGGACTAGTAGAATTGGGCCCACCGGGTAAGGATGACTTCTGGAAGGCAATAGAGCAGGCGCTAAACAGGAAACTTAAATGA
- the thiDN gene encoding Bifunctional thiamine biosynthesis protein ThiDN — protein MSVAGSDSGGGAGIQADLKTMTSLSVFGTSVIVALTAQNSTQVSGIFEVPPDFIIKQIDAILSDMGADSVKTGMLYSSNTISAVSSGLRDHSVSGIIIDPVMISKTGAVLLKDDAVDAMINLLFPVAGLVTPNIPEAERLSGRKIGNSEEAQTASLRLSEEYGLGVLIKGGHLEGDTVEDFLSINGKVYVYPERRVKTINSHGTGDTLSAAICSYLALGKPLLKAVELARAYLQGAIENSFTMGKGYGSLNHFWRDKDE, from the coding sequence ATGTCTGTAGCTGGGTCGGACTCCGGTGGTGGAGCTGGAATTCAAGCTGACCTCAAGACAATGACCTCTCTTTCGGTGTTCGGTACCTCAGTGATAGTTGCCCTGACCGCTCAGAACAGCACGCAGGTATCCGGGATATTTGAGGTTCCGCCAGACTTCATAATAAAACAGATTGATGCCATACTTTCTGACATGGGTGCTGATTCGGTAAAAACAGGAATGCTTTACAGCAGTAACACAATTTCGGCTGTATCTTCTGGATTGCGGGATCATTCTGTTTCCGGCATAATAATAGACCCTGTCATGATATCCAAGACCGGTGCAGTTCTTCTTAAGGACGATGCAGTCGATGCCATGATAAATTTGCTTTTTCCGGTTGCAGGTTTAGTCACACCGAACATCCCGGAGGCGGAAAGGCTGTCAGGAAGAAAAATAGGCAATAGTGAAGAGGCACAAACAGCGTCATTGAGGCTGTCAGAAGAGTATGGTTTGGGAGTATTGATCAAGGGAGGTCACCTGGAAGGTGACACTGTTGAAGATTTCCTGAGCATAAATGGAAAAGTCTACGTTTACCCGGAAAGAAGAGTGAAAACTATCAACAGCCATGGAACCGGTGATACTCTGTCCGCTGCCATATGTTCGTACTTGGCTCTTGGAAAGCCGCTTTTAAAAGCCGTTGAACTTGCAAGAGCTTACCTGCAGGGGGCAATAGAGAACTCCTTTACAATGGGGAAAGGATACGGATCGCTGAATCATTTCTGGAGGGATAAAGATGAGTGA
- a CDS encoding lipoate-protein ligase B yields the protein MNLGVQDYKSILEFQRTLVDLRNQDRIGDTIIFVEHPDTYTAGIHRDEGAMLDRTIPVVYVERGGAYTFHGPGQVVIYLIINMKERKINIRDLIILVQNSVISVLSEYGIMADGRLNKETGVWVNNRKICSIGFAIREFSSYHGIALNVSTDLGKFYSIMPCGFNADIMTSVRKETGLDIEAEEVRIKLEHSLAEALQIKGFKKYSKINEFLQEFNVQLSGTVP from the coding sequence TTGAATCTGGGTGTCCAGGATTACAAAAGCATCCTGGAATTCCAGCGTACTCTGGTCGACCTCAGAAACCAGGATAGAATTGGCGATACCATAATCTTTGTCGAACACCCTGACACTTATACTGCTGGAATACACCGGGATGAGGGAGCAATGCTTGATCGCACAATTCCAGTGGTGTACGTCGAACGAGGCGGGGCATACACTTTCCACGGCCCTGGACAGGTTGTTATCTACCTTATAATAAACATGAAGGAGAGGAAAATCAACATACGGGATCTGATAATTCTAGTCCAGAATTCTGTTATATCCGTATTATCCGAGTACGGGATCATGGCTGATGGAAGACTGAATAAGGAAACCGGGGTATGGGTAAACAACAGGAAGATTTGTTCAATAGGCTTTGCAATCCGGGAATTTTCATCTTACCATGGCATTGCACTCAATGTTTCCACAGACCTGGGAAAATTCTACAGCATCATGCCATGCGGATTTAATGCTGATATCATGACCAGCGTCAGGAAGGAAACTGGTTTAGATATTGAAGCAGAAGAAGTCAGAATCAAGCTAGAGCATTCGCTCGCAGAAGCATTACAAATAAAGGGATTTAAGAAATATTCAAAAATAAATGAATTCCTTCAGGAATTCAATGTGCAATTGTCTGGGACTGTTCCCTGA
- a CDS encoding Lactaldehyde dehydrogenase — protein MFDNENTFIKMRDSGKEKEFDSLYENALKQAESYFSKEYPNLANGEVREKQKIKDISPIDGKEIATFQMSSPETVEKTLKILHSSYRNWYNFGYVERSRILLNAADIMSKRKFLLAALLAYENGKNRYEAMGDVDEAIDFMRFYSLNLLENEGFAKFTGKGYKNEESQSIMKPYGVFAVIPPFNFYSITIGMTVGPLVVGNSVVLKPSSDIPLSSYLGIKILHEAGVPENVLAYLAGSGSIVGQKLSESELVSGFVFTGSREVGMSLYRKATEKHPRVVVTEMGGKDAIIVSSKADLSKAVEGTARAAFGYSGQKCSACSLVYVHESVYDKFVPMLVERVKKMQVGDPRKKDTFVTPVVNAGAFEKYRSLIPKISKEGKILLGGKAMDGDGYYVEPTVVADLKDDSFVLKDELFLPILAISKVKSIDEAIQKVNSSDYGLTGGLFSEDLSEIEKYFASADVGVLYANRTSGGSTGAMVGSQPFVGWKMSGVSGKGTGSFYYLQQFLREQSQTIAH, from the coding sequence ATGTTTGATAATGAAAACACTTTTATTAAAATGAGGGACTCGGGTAAGGAAAAGGAATTCGACAGTCTGTACGAAAATGCATTAAAACAGGCCGAAAGCTATTTTTCAAAAGAATATCCTAATCTGGCTAATGGAGAAGTGAGAGAGAAACAGAAAATCAAGGACATCTCTCCCATAGATGGTAAAGAGATTGCCACATTTCAGATGTCTTCACCGGAAACTGTAGAAAAGACCCTGAAGATACTGCACTCATCATACAGGAACTGGTATAACTTCGGATACGTTGAACGCTCCAGAATCCTTCTTAACGCTGCAGACATCATGAGCAAAAGAAAATTCCTGCTTGCGGCACTGCTTGCATACGAGAATGGAAAGAACCGGTATGAAGCAATGGGTGACGTGGACGAAGCTATAGACTTCATGAGGTTTTATTCACTGAATCTACTTGAAAATGAGGGTTTTGCAAAGTTTACCGGGAAAGGTTACAAGAACGAGGAGAGCCAGAGCATAATGAAACCGTACGGTGTTTTCGCTGTCATTCCACCGTTCAATTTCTACTCCATAACCATTGGCATGACCGTTGGCCCACTGGTCGTTGGAAACTCGGTTGTTCTGAAGCCTTCGAGTGACATACCGTTATCTTCGTATCTCGGTATAAAAATACTTCACGAAGCAGGCGTTCCGGAGAACGTACTTGCCTACCTGGCCGGTTCCGGGAGTATAGTGGGGCAGAAACTCAGCGAAAGTGAACTTGTGTCTGGATTCGTCTTCACCGGTTCAAGAGAAGTCGGGATGTCTCTGTACAGAAAAGCAACTGAAAAACATCCAAGGGTAGTAGTAACAGAAATGGGCGGCAAGGATGCTATAATCGTGTCATCCAAGGCGGATCTTTCTAAAGCAGTTGAGGGAACCGCAAGAGCGGCGTTCGGATACTCCGGACAGAAATGCAGCGCCTGCTCGCTGGTCTATGTTCACGAATCAGTATACGACAAGTTTGTACCTATGCTGGTGGAAAGAGTAAAGAAGATGCAGGTTGGAGATCCCAGAAAGAAGGACACCTTTGTCACGCCAGTTGTGAATGCCGGTGCTTTTGAAAAATACAGGTCATTAATCCCGAAAATATCCAAAGAAGGAAAGATTCTCCTTGGAGGGAAAGCTATGGATGGAGATGGCTACTATGTCGAACCTACAGTAGTAGCTGATCTCAAGGATGACTCATTCGTTTTGAAGGACGAACTTTTCCTGCCAATACTGGCAATATCCAAGGTGAAGAGCATTGATGAAGCCATCCAGAAAGTAAATTCGTCGGACTATGGGCTTACAGGCGGGCTTTTCTCAGAAGACCTTTCGGAAATTGAGAAATATTTTGCATCAGCTGATGTCGGCGTTTTATATGCCAACAGGACCAGTGGAGGATCTACTGGTGCAATGGTTGGCTCCCAGCCGTTCGTTGGATGGAAAATGAGTGGAGTAAGCGGCAAGGGCACAGGTTCGTTCTACTATCTCCAGCAATTCCTCAGGGAACAGTCCCAGACAATTGCACATTGA